A stretch of the Stigmatella aurantiaca genome encodes the following:
- a CDS encoding glycosyltransferase family 2 protein, giving the protein MGRLVTAGGPWQGAPLWVGVVLYQNSPRELERLCAALRLNRETPGAPAFQTVWWDNSPTEALRAELARLVPEDTYRFAGENLGFGAAHNRLMREAFASPATRAYVCLNPDGVPHPRCLVELVAEAERPGRTGLVEARLFPDEHPKPYVPLTHETPWCSGCMVLVTAALYREVGGFDERFFMYCEDVDLSWRARAAGFSIRVAPRALIHHYTVDRPLTPARERSVRRSAALLGAKYGDEAFLQARLAEYRALGGEPFAVPPVSRPGEALARIADFRHLYAFAESRW; this is encoded by the coding sequence GTGGGTCGGCTCGTGACGGCGGGCGGGCCATGGCAGGGGGCCCCGCTCTGGGTGGGGGTCGTCCTCTACCAGAACTCGCCACGGGAGCTGGAGCGGCTGTGCGCGGCGCTGCGGTTGAACCGGGAGACGCCCGGGGCGCCGGCGTTCCAGACCGTCTGGTGGGACAACTCCCCCACGGAGGCGCTTCGCGCGGAGCTGGCGCGGCTCGTGCCCGAGGACACCTACCGCTTCGCGGGCGAGAACCTGGGCTTCGGCGCGGCGCACAACCGCCTGATGCGGGAGGCCTTCGCGTCCCCCGCCACGCGCGCCTACGTGTGCCTCAACCCGGATGGGGTGCCGCACCCGCGCTGCCTAGTGGAGCTGGTGGCGGAGGCGGAGCGGCCTGGACGGACGGGGCTCGTCGAGGCGCGCCTGTTCCCGGATGAGCACCCCAAGCCCTACGTGCCCCTGACGCACGAGACACCCTGGTGCTCGGGGTGCATGGTGCTCGTCACGGCGGCGCTGTACCGGGAGGTGGGCGGCTTCGACGAGCGCTTCTTCATGTACTGTGAGGACGTGGACCTCTCGTGGCGGGCGCGGGCCGCGGGCTTCTCCATCCGCGTGGCGCCGCGGGCGCTCATCCACCACTACACCGTGGACCGGCCGCTGACCCCGGCCCGCGAGCGCAGTGTCCGCCGCAGCGCCGCGTTGCTCGGGGCCAAGTACGGGGATGAGGCCTTCCTGCAGGCCCGGCTGGCCGAGTACCGCGCCCTGGGCGGCGAGCCGTTCGCGGTGCCCCCCGTGTCCCGCCCGGGGGAGGCCCTGGCGCGGATCGCCGACTTCCGGCACCTCTATGCGTTCGCGGAGTCCCGATGGTGA
- a CDS encoding ABC transporter ATP-binding protein, with protein sequence MSQTHNRDAIVIRNVVKSFRKSTVRREYTTIKSELVRWMMGRKDRGEKTFIEALRGIDLTIPRGKTVGILGRNGSGKSTLLKLMTGIYSPTSGSIDINGRISALLDLGAGFHPDFSGRENILINGIILGMSRAEVRARMDEIVAFSELGDFVDEPVRTYSSGMYMRLAFSVATHVDPDILIVDEILAVGDEHFGKKSMAKMMEFKKAGKTIVLVTHDLLTIEKWCDTAAWLDAGRIRRFGSPEEVVQDYRRAVALAEEQFQVMVPAAIAADGGALPSLDAPAEPASNASAMLKISGVRLTRRDGVETSRVDTEEGLSLHLDFTAFQSVEDADFVVALRRTDGMLVYQTSTAAEALPLPRPLAKQGSLVLLIERVGLTAGDYLFDVSVRSASGESHDMHRGVCPFTVTSAIADEGIARPAHCWRVEGEGTAKLELLPRWVGS encoded by the coding sequence TTGAGCCAGACACACAACAGGGATGCCATCGTCATCCGCAATGTCGTCAAGAGCTTCCGCAAGAGCACCGTCCGGCGTGAGTACACGACGATCAAGTCGGAGCTGGTGCGCTGGATGATGGGCCGCAAGGACCGGGGCGAGAAGACCTTCATCGAGGCGCTGCGCGGCATCGATTTGACGATTCCCCGGGGCAAGACGGTGGGCATCCTGGGCCGCAATGGCTCCGGGAAGAGCACCCTGCTCAAGCTCATGACGGGCATCTACTCGCCCACCTCGGGGAGCATCGACATCAACGGGCGGATCTCCGCGCTGTTGGATCTCGGGGCGGGCTTCCACCCGGACTTCTCGGGCCGGGAGAACATCCTCATCAACGGCATCATCCTGGGCATGTCCCGGGCGGAGGTGCGCGCGAGGATGGACGAGATCGTCGCCTTCAGCGAGCTGGGCGACTTCGTCGACGAGCCGGTGCGCACCTACTCCAGCGGCATGTACATGCGGCTGGCCTTCTCGGTGGCCACCCACGTGGACCCCGACATCCTCATCGTCGATGAGATTCTGGCCGTGGGCGACGAGCACTTCGGCAAGAAGAGCATGGCGAAGATGATGGAGTTCAAGAAGGCCGGGAAGACCATCGTCCTCGTCACGCACGATCTGCTGACCATCGAGAAGTGGTGTGACACGGCCGCGTGGCTCGACGCGGGGCGCATCCGCCGCTTTGGCTCTCCGGAAGAAGTCGTCCAGGACTACCGCCGTGCCGTGGCGCTGGCCGAGGAGCAATTCCAGGTGATGGTGCCCGCGGCCATCGCCGCCGATGGCGGGGCCTTGCCCTCGCTGGATGCCCCGGCGGAGCCCGCCTCCAACGCCTCGGCCATGCTGAAGATCTCCGGCGTGCGCCTGACGCGCCGGGATGGCGTGGAGACCTCCCGGGTGGATACGGAGGAGGGGCTCTCGCTCCACCTGGACTTCACGGCGTTTCAGTCCGTGGAGGACGCGGACTTCGTCGTCGCGCTGCGGCGGACCGATGGGATGCTCGTGTATCAGACGAGCACGGCGGCCGAGGCGCTGCCCTTGCCCCGGCCCCTGGCGAAGCAGGGCTCCCTGGTGCTGCTCATCGAGCGCGTGGGGCTGACGGCCGGCGACTACCTCTTCGATGTCTCCGTGCGCTCCGCGTCCGGGGAGAGCCATGACATGCACCGCGGCGTCTGCCCCTTCACGGTGACTTCGGCCATCGCGGACGAGGGCATCGCGCGGCCGGCACACTGCTGGCGCGTGGAGGGCGAGGGGACCGCCAAGCTGGAGCTTCTGCCGAGGTGGGTCGGCTCGTGA
- a CDS encoding ABC transporter permease, which yields MLRNLRELYQYRGLLLSLTQRELKARYRGSVLGFLWTFLNPMLQMAVYTLLFSVYMRQNIEHYPYFMFVGLLPWIWFSSSIGAGASAISDRRDLLTKVRFPAQVLPATVVVTNLCNFMLSVPLLIVFGLFLGRWPSWHLLFFPAVVLIQLCVTMGLAYLISAINVTFRDLQQIVVNLLTMWFFVTPIFYQAQTVPDRFRALVILANPMAVMVTSYQAIFYEHRMPDLGPLLLWLGIALVLLAVASSIFERRREEFAEVV from the coding sequence ATGTTGCGTAACCTCCGAGAACTCTACCAATACCGGGGCCTGCTGCTCAGCCTGACCCAGCGCGAGCTGAAAGCGCGGTACCGCGGCTCGGTGCTCGGGTTCTTGTGGACGTTCCTCAACCCGATGCTGCAGATGGCCGTCTACACGCTCCTGTTCTCGGTCTACATGCGCCAGAACATCGAGCACTACCCGTACTTCATGTTCGTCGGGCTGCTGCCGTGGATCTGGTTCTCCAGCTCCATCGGCGCGGGGGCCAGCGCCATCAGCGACCGCCGGGACTTGCTCACCAAGGTGCGCTTTCCGGCCCAGGTGCTGCCGGCCACCGTGGTGGTCACCAACCTGTGCAACTTCATGCTGTCGGTGCCGCTGCTCATCGTCTTCGGGCTCTTCCTGGGGCGGTGGCCCTCCTGGCACCTGCTGTTCTTTCCGGCCGTGGTGCTCATCCAGCTGTGCGTGACGATGGGGCTGGCCTACCTCATCTCCGCCATCAACGTGACGTTCCGGGACCTGCAGCAGATCGTCGTCAACCTGCTGACCATGTGGTTCTTCGTCACGCCCATCTTCTACCAGGCGCAGACGGTGCCGGACCGGTTCCGGGCCCTGGTCATTCTCGCCAACCCCATGGCGGTGATGGTCACGTCCTACCAGGCCATCTTTTACGAGCACCGGATGCCCGACTTGGGGCCGCTGCTGCTGTGGTTGGGGATCGCGCTCGTGCTGCTGGCGGTGGCCTCCAGCATCTTCGAACGGCGGCGTGAGGAGTTCGCGGAGGTCGTTTGA
- a CDS encoding AMP-binding protein has protein sequence MKEHVHSPASGGARLVWKEARTFADILRRRAADQGSAPAFTFLGAQPSEDVTLTYAELDTRARAIAAELNGRGLAGQRVLVSLPPGPTSVASFFGCLYAGAIAVPVPSPLFGSPQQGPGQMATLAMDSGAAAALVAGQRPAEGQRLTIEGLAGHIDLIAAEAISGPPPADWHPPVVDTRAIAFLQYTAGTLGAPKGVRVTHANLLDNCEALRRSLGHTFTDKILLWLPSHQGLGLLEGVLQPLYAGVHCVLMPAQSFFQRPGRWLEAISAHGATVSGAPNFAYELCVRSVSEAERAKLDLSRWRVAFSSMEQVRAETLERFAEHFGPCGFQAKAFRPLYGLAESTFLISSSKSDAGATVRGVAVDALAQQRITERPGAATKLVSSGSAASVQVLIVDPITRAVRGEQEIGEIWVSGLSVADGYWGRVGTTEEVFRGRLAGTASAGRAFLRTGDLGASVGGDLYVTGRLRDVIIWQGQELRLQDLEFDVESSHPALVPGSCVAAASKQGRNEELTLIAEVLPSEPEPVGADARKRQQDIIEAIHRRVNLRHGVTPRDVVLVRAYSLPRSSTGRVSRSATRALHQASGLKSLTQPQDEDRPAPAQAEPTLSPGRESAWKGPLDRLPLTPALYAVHDPARGLQGRTGACRVFELPVGTEAFHAEEALHAVWAAHEPLRLRYARLGAEGPSGWAALIAPEKEPVPLTRIDLASRTDVECWPTVEAMARKLGAEVGRCSGALATFVFCARGDKAAPWLMAICHPSLMDESSWRILASDLADACEQARLRGRVRLAPQSGSLMGWAQQLATEVRLPRTVQEARTHWLKASPASEAASPSPGTSGAPAPSAQATADAASLQRAATLLDVSREALLLTACSLAFAAHTQRASVRVSLEQSARGTSLYRVDTSRMLGNLHYAFPTLVAVEPGAVPEKLARRLHLQLLEAPLEGLAYEGLRTYGEDRSLADALTALPVPDFGLHLVDEGAPSSRGTLHTLALFDDGPWPGTGAIPLRVEARLSAEQAQLLWHGRTADGELLSTLAKLTEQVLRGLCTQVENLKATPPAGLGAARAGPPQTRSH, from the coding sequence GTGAAAGAACACGTACACTCCCCGGCAAGCGGCGGGGCCCGCCTCGTGTGGAAGGAGGCGAGAACGTTTGCGGACATCCTCCGCCGCCGCGCGGCAGACCAGGGCTCGGCCCCCGCGTTCACCTTCCTGGGCGCGCAGCCCTCCGAGGACGTCACCCTCACGTACGCCGAGCTGGACACGCGCGCCCGGGCCATCGCCGCGGAGCTGAACGGGCGGGGGCTCGCGGGCCAGCGCGTCCTGGTCTCCCTGCCCCCGGGCCCCACCTCCGTCGCCAGCTTCTTTGGCTGCCTGTACGCGGGCGCGATCGCCGTGCCCGTGCCCTCCCCGCTGTTCGGCTCGCCCCAGCAGGGGCCTGGGCAGATGGCCACCCTGGCCATGGACTCCGGGGCCGCGGCGGCGCTCGTCGCCGGCCAGCGGCCCGCGGAGGGCCAGCGGCTGACCATCGAGGGGCTCGCGGGCCACATCGATCTCATCGCCGCCGAGGCCATCTCCGGGCCGCCCCCCGCCGACTGGCATCCGCCCGTGGTGGACACGCGCGCCATCGCGTTTCTCCAGTACACGGCCGGCACCCTGGGCGCCCCCAAGGGGGTGCGCGTCACCCACGCCAACCTCCTGGACAACTGCGAGGCGCTGCGGCGATCGCTGGGCCACACCTTCACCGATAAAATCCTCCTCTGGCTGCCCAGCCACCAGGGCCTGGGGCTGCTGGAGGGCGTGCTCCAGCCCCTGTACGCCGGCGTGCACTGCGTGCTCATGCCGGCGCAGTCCTTCTTCCAGCGGCCGGGGCGCTGGCTGGAGGCCATCTCCGCCCACGGCGCGACGGTCAGCGGCGCGCCGAACTTCGCCTATGAGCTGTGCGTGCGCTCGGTGAGCGAGGCGGAGCGGGCCAAGCTGGACCTGAGCCGCTGGCGCGTCGCCTTCTCCAGCATGGAGCAGGTGCGCGCCGAGACGCTGGAGCGCTTCGCGGAGCACTTCGGCCCGTGCGGCTTCCAGGCCAAGGCCTTCCGCCCCCTGTACGGGCTGGCCGAGTCCACGTTCCTCATCTCCAGCTCCAAGTCCGACGCAGGCGCCACCGTGCGCGGGGTGGCCGTGGACGCGCTGGCCCAGCAGCGCATCACCGAACGGCCGGGCGCGGCCACGAAGCTGGTGAGCAGTGGGTCCGCGGCGAGCGTCCAGGTGCTCATCGTGGACCCGATCACCCGCGCGGTGCGCGGCGAGCAGGAGATTGGGGAGATCTGGGTGTCCGGCCTGAGCGTGGCCGATGGCTACTGGGGCCGGGTGGGCACCACGGAAGAGGTGTTCCGCGGGCGGCTCGCGGGCACGGCCTCCGCGGGCCGCGCCTTCCTGCGCACGGGAGACCTTGGCGCGAGCGTGGGTGGAGACCTGTATGTCACCGGGCGGCTCCGGGACGTCATCATCTGGCAGGGCCAGGAGCTGCGGCTGCAGGATCTCGAGTTCGACGTGGAGTCGAGCCATCCCGCCCTGGTGCCCGGCAGCTGTGTGGCGGCGGCCTCCAAGCAGGGACGCAACGAGGAGCTCACGCTGATCGCCGAGGTGCTCCCCTCCGAGCCGGAGCCGGTGGGCGCGGACGCCCGCAAGCGGCAGCAGGACATCATCGAGGCCATCCACCGCCGCGTGAACCTGCGCCACGGGGTGACGCCCCGGGACGTCGTGCTCGTGCGGGCCTACTCCCTGCCCCGCTCCTCCACGGGCCGGGTCTCCCGCTCCGCCACGCGGGCCCTGCATCAGGCCTCCGGCCTCAAATCATTGACCCAACCCCAGGACGAGGATCGCCCTGCCCCTGCCCAGGCCGAGCCCACCCTCTCCCCGGGGCGCGAATCCGCCTGGAAGGGGCCGCTGGACCGGCTCCCCCTGACGCCCGCGCTCTACGCGGTCCATGATCCAGCACGCGGGCTCCAGGGCCGGACCGGGGCCTGCCGGGTGTTCGAGCTGCCCGTGGGCACCGAGGCCTTCCATGCGGAGGAGGCGCTCCACGCGGTGTGGGCCGCCCACGAGCCGCTGCGCCTGCGCTATGCGCGGCTGGGAGCCGAGGGCCCGTCCGGCTGGGCCGCGCTCATCGCGCCCGAGAAGGAGCCCGTTCCCCTGACGCGGATCGATCTCGCGTCTCGCACGGACGTGGAGTGCTGGCCCACCGTCGAGGCCATGGCCCGGAAGCTGGGCGCGGAGGTGGGCCGGTGCTCGGGAGCGCTGGCCACGTTCGTCTTCTGCGCCCGGGGCGACAAGGCAGCCCCATGGCTCATGGCGATCTGCCACCCGTCGCTGATGGATGAGTCCTCGTGGCGGATCCTCGCCTCGGACCTGGCGGATGCGTGTGAGCAGGCACGGCTGCGAGGGCGCGTGAGGCTGGCGCCCCAGAGCGGCTCCCTGATGGGGTGGGCGCAGCAGCTCGCCACGGAGGTCCGGCTGCCCCGGACCGTCCAGGAGGCCCGCACGCACTGGCTCAAGGCCTCCCCCGCCTCCGAGGCGGCTTCCCCCTCGCCCGGTACATCGGGCGCCCCCGCGCCCAGCGCGCAGGCCACCGCGGACGCGGCCTCGCTCCAGCGGGCCGCCACCCTGCTTGATGTCTCCCGGGAGGCGTTGCTGCTGACGGCGTGCTCGCTTGCCTTCGCGGCGCACACCCAGCGCGCCTCGGTGCGGGTCAGCCTGGAGCAGAGCGCGCGGGGCACCAGCCTCTACCGGGTGGACACCTCGCGCATGCTGGGCAACCTCCACTATGCGTTCCCCACGCTCGTGGCCGTGGAGCCGGGCGCGGTCCCGGAGAAGCTGGCGCGGCGGCTCCACCTCCAGCTCCTGGAAGCGCCGCTGGAGGGCCTCGCCTACGAGGGCCTGCGGACCTACGGCGAGGATCGCTCGCTCGCCGACGCGCTCACCGCCTTGCCCGTGCCTGACTTCGGCCTGCACCTGGTGGATGAGGGCGCCCCCTCCAGCCGTGGCACCCTGCACACCCTGGCCCTGTTCGATGATGGGCCCTGGCCGGGCACGGGGGCCATCCCCCTGCGCGTGGAGGCCCGGCTGTCCGCGGAACAGGCCCAGTTGCTCTGGCACGGCCGCACGGCCGACGGCGAGCTGCTGAGCACGCTGGCGAAGCTCACCGAGCAGGTGCTGCGCGGGCTCTGCACCCAGGTGGAGAATCTCAAGGCCACGCCCCCGGCGGGACTCGGCGCGGCCCGGGCCGGTCCTCCCCAGACGCGCTCCCACTGA
- a CDS encoding glycoside hydrolase family 88 protein: MLISHQWPSLVREVRQEVDMGGRIQMRGVGLLLGLLVAGSALALEDADVARALQFSQQQLARMGAQLPVGQYPKSTPPDGTLQTTPATDMTGWTQGFFPGELWILYELTGEASWKTLAGDWTRALEVQKGNTQTHDLGFKFIPSYGHAYRLTGEPYYRDILLEAARSLAARYDAKVGVINTCDWNPDWHLPTVIDTMVNLELLFWAAENGGPPEWKDMALHHALRTWEDLVRPDGSTFHVVDYDPVSGAILSKETYQGYADGSTWTRGQAWAMYGFTLAYRYTQDPRMLEAARKVTDAYLNRLPGDFVPNWDFDAPEQRKDSSAAAAAASALLELHRFVEDPVQRARYQSAAVRMLESLTSPAYLAAGTRNAGILLHGVGHLPAGHEVDVGLVYGDYYFLEALMRYRQQQPPPGGEAGWHSKRAFAGSLYSLGTGNTGVLTVEFDVTPHGPAVDGVMGYVGSAAQVSSYEDLPISVRLNPSGVFDARNGAAYAAANPVPYTAHQTYHVRMVVDLPAQRYSVWLTPPGLPEVLLAENYAFRAGAPSMVDLGQVSLRSTQRDNEFTVARHTVKAMAVPPDPGGPTPGVPPEETPGEDGPPEDSPADERKAGGCAAATGPLGAAWGGLLLAALLRARRCQVR, translated from the coding sequence ATGCTTATTTCCCATCAATGGCCCTCCCTCGTCCGGGAGGTGCGCCAGGAGGTGGACATGGGGGGCAGGATTCAGATGCGAGGCGTGGGCTTGCTCCTCGGCCTGCTCGTGGCGGGCTCTGCCCTGGCGCTGGAGGATGCGGATGTGGCGCGTGCCCTCCAGTTCTCCCAGCAGCAGCTGGCGCGGATGGGGGCGCAGCTCCCAGTGGGCCAGTACCCGAAGAGCACCCCGCCGGATGGGACCCTCCAGACGACACCTGCCACGGACATGACCGGCTGGACTCAGGGCTTCTTCCCCGGGGAACTCTGGATTCTGTACGAGCTGACCGGCGAGGCCTCGTGGAAGACGCTCGCCGGGGATTGGACGCGGGCCCTGGAAGTGCAGAAGGGGAACACCCAGACGCATGACCTGGGCTTCAAGTTCATCCCCAGCTATGGCCACGCGTACCGGCTGACAGGAGAGCCGTACTACCGGGACATCCTGCTGGAGGCCGCACGCTCGCTGGCGGCTCGCTATGACGCGAAGGTGGGGGTCATCAACACCTGTGACTGGAACCCGGACTGGCACCTGCCCACCGTCATCGACACGATGGTGAACCTGGAGCTGCTCTTCTGGGCCGCGGAGAACGGTGGGCCGCCCGAGTGGAAGGACATGGCGCTCCACCATGCGCTGCGCACGTGGGAGGATCTCGTCCGCCCGGATGGGAGCACCTTCCACGTCGTGGATTATGATCCGGTGTCGGGCGCCATCCTCTCGAAGGAGACGTACCAGGGGTATGCGGACGGCTCCACCTGGACGCGGGGTCAGGCGTGGGCCATGTACGGCTTCACCCTGGCCTATCGGTACACCCAGGATCCGCGCATGCTGGAGGCCGCGCGGAAGGTGACCGATGCCTACCTGAACCGGCTGCCCGGGGACTTCGTGCCCAACTGGGACTTCGATGCGCCGGAGCAACGCAAGGACTCGTCGGCGGCCGCGGCGGCGGCCTCCGCGCTGCTGGAACTCCACCGCTTCGTGGAGGACCCGGTCCAGCGCGCGCGCTATCAGTCCGCCGCCGTCCGCATGCTGGAGAGCCTCACTTCGCCGGCGTACCTGGCCGCTGGGACACGCAATGCGGGCATCCTGCTGCACGGCGTGGGGCATCTGCCCGCGGGGCACGAGGTGGACGTGGGGCTCGTCTACGGGGACTACTACTTCCTCGAAGCGCTGATGCGGTACCGGCAGCAGCAGCCTCCTCCGGGCGGCGAGGCGGGCTGGCACTCGAAGCGTGCGTTCGCCGGGAGCCTGTACTCCCTGGGAACGGGGAACACCGGCGTGCTCACGGTGGAGTTCGACGTCACGCCCCATGGCCCGGCCGTTGATGGCGTGATGGGCTACGTGGGCAGCGCGGCCCAGGTGTCCTCTTATGAGGATCTGCCCATCAGCGTGCGCCTCAACCCCAGTGGGGTGTTCGACGCGCGGAATGGGGCGGCCTACGCGGCGGCGAACCCGGTGCCCTATACCGCTCACCAGACGTACCACGTGCGCATGGTGGTGGACCTGCCCGCCCAGCGCTACAGCGTGTGGCTCACCCCTCCTGGCCTCCCGGAAGTGCTCCTGGCGGAGAACTACGCCTTCCGCGCCGGGGCTCCCTCCATGGTGGATTTGGGCCAGGTGTCGCTCCGGAGTACCCAGCGCGACAACGAGTTCACGGTGGCCCGCCATACCGTGAAGGCCATGGCCGTGCCTCCAGACCCGGGAGGGCCCACGCCGGGTGTCCCTCCGGAGGAGACGCCGGGCGAAGACGGGCCCCCCGAGGATTCACCGGCCGACGAGCGCAAAGCCGGAGGGTGTGCCGCGGCCACGGGGCCCTTGGGCGCTGCCTGGGGGGGACTGCTGCTGGCAGCGCTCCTCCGGGCCCGCCGTTGCCAGGTGCGCTGA
- a CDS encoding sugar ABC transporter substrate-binding protein — protein MNRCLLAVFLLLLSVPLPGHAQEKKEVDLQIWYGYRAAERTALEQAVAAYNKARAGTGVKATLRNIPSDAFTDKISAAVPRGVGPDVFIFPQDRLGGWVESGNILEPLDFFLDEPLRKRFLPATLEAMTYRGSVYALPLNFKVLTLIYNKKLLPKPPRTTKELVETCAKLPGKKEDSTCLVYPYTDFYYHGALMNAFGGRVFDPGPKPRLDAPENVKALELLMRWVDKDKLLPPEPSTALTTSLFNTGKAAMVFSGPWFLGEVSPNIDYGLALLPTVDEAGGKPMRPWMTVEGVAVAAPSKHKEQAFDFVNFLTGPEGERIMAVVGRQNPALQQSYDEPAIAQDPLLKAFRAQAEFAVPLPNLAEMTMVWSPMTSAMNAIARKAASPKAALQEAQKSVQRDVEGLRGKRSPTP, from the coding sequence ATGAACCGTTGTTTGCTCGCTGTGTTCCTTCTTCTCCTCTCGGTCCCCCTCCCCGGCCACGCGCAGGAGAAGAAGGAGGTCGACCTGCAGATCTGGTACGGGTACAGGGCTGCCGAGCGGACTGCCCTGGAGCAGGCCGTGGCCGCCTACAACAAGGCCCGGGCAGGCACGGGCGTGAAGGCCACCCTGCGCAACATTCCGTCGGATGCCTTCACGGACAAGATCAGCGCCGCCGTGCCCCGGGGGGTGGGACCCGATGTCTTCATCTTTCCCCAGGACCGGCTGGGCGGCTGGGTCGAGAGCGGCAACATCCTCGAGCCCCTCGACTTCTTCCTGGACGAGCCCCTCCGCAAGCGCTTCCTCCCCGCCACCCTGGAGGCCATGACGTACCGGGGCTCCGTCTACGCCCTGCCCCTGAACTTCAAGGTCCTCACGCTCATCTACAACAAGAAGCTCCTGCCCAAGCCCCCGCGGACCACGAAGGAGCTGGTGGAGACCTGCGCCAAGCTGCCCGGGAAGAAGGAGGACAGCACGTGCCTCGTCTACCCGTACACGGACTTCTACTACCACGGGGCCTTGATGAACGCCTTCGGGGGACGGGTGTTCGACCCCGGCCCGAAGCCCCGGCTGGATGCGCCCGAGAACGTGAAGGCGCTGGAGCTGCTGATGCGCTGGGTGGACAAGGACAAGCTCCTTCCGCCCGAGCCCTCCACGGCGCTGACCACCTCGCTGTTCAACACGGGCAAGGCGGCGATGGTGTTCTCCGGCCCGTGGTTCCTCGGCGAGGTGTCCCCGAACATCGACTACGGCCTGGCGCTGCTGCCCACCGTGGATGAGGCCGGGGGCAAGCCGATGCGCCCGTGGATGACGGTGGAGGGCGTCGCCGTGGCCGCGCCGTCGAAGCACAAGGAACAGGCGTTCGACTTCGTGAACTTCCTCACGGGCCCCGAGGGCGAGCGGATCATGGCGGTGGTGGGCCGCCAGAACCCCGCGCTGCAGCAGTCCTACGACGAGCCCGCGATCGCGCAGGATCCCCTCCTGAAGGCGTTCCGCGCCCAGGCGGAGTTCGCCGTGCCGCTGCCCAACCTGGCGGAGATGACGATGGTCTGGTCCCCGATGACCAGCGCCATGAACGCCATCGCACGCAAGGCCGCTTCGCCCAAGGCGGCCCTGCAAGAGGCCCAGAAGTCAGTCCAGCGGGACGTGGAGGGCCTGCGCGGCAAGCGGTCCCCCACCCCGTAG